The following are encoded in a window of Vigna unguiculata cultivar IT97K-499-35 chromosome 8, ASM411807v1, whole genome shotgun sequence genomic DNA:
- the LOC114195694 gene encoding piRNA biogenesis protein EXD1: MASSSPPPSSPPSSPSFLTHLPLHPPSSSDQGEKRVEEDESRVPIHIVTAASQLPVEFLEPSPQSKLVIGFDCEGVDLCRKGTLCIMQLAFPDAVYLVDAIEGGEELIKACKHALESNYITKVIHDCKRDSEALFFQFGIKLNNVVDTQIAYSLIEDQEGRTRLRDDYISFVGLLADPRYCGISYVEKEEVRDLLRQDPQFWTHRPLSELMVRAAADDVRFLLYIYHQMMEKLNERSLWYLAVRGALYCRCFCVNSNDFADWPSLPSIPDSLNADGNGPEEEILSVLDVPPGKMGRVIGKRGATILSIKASCNAEIHTGGPKGPPDKVFIIGPVREVRKAEAMFRGRILDM; encoded by the exons AtggcttcttcttctcctcctccttcttctcctccttcttctcccTCTTTTCTCACACACCTTCCTCTTCATCCTCCTTCTTCATCTGACCAAG GTGAGAAGCGTGTGGAGGAGGATGAATCGCGCGTTCCGATTCACATCGTGACGGCGGCGTCGCAACTTCCCGTCGAGTTCCTGGAACCCTCGCCTCAATCGAAGCTCGTCATTGGCTTTGACTGCGAGGGTGTTGACTTGTGTCGCAAAGGCACTCTATGCATAATGCAG CTTGCGTTTCCTGACGCTGTGTACTTAGTCGATGCGATTGAAGGGGGAGAAGAGCTTATCAAAGCGTGTAAGCATGCACTTGAATCTAATTACATCACAAAAGTGATTCATGATTGCAAACGGGACAGTGAG GCACTCTTCTTTCAGTTTGGCATCAAGTTGAACAATGTGGTGGATACTCAG ATTGCTTACTCACTAATAGAGGATCAAGAAGGACGAACGAGATTGCGAGATGACTACATTTCATTTGTTGGCCTCCTTGCTGATCCACGTTATTGTG GCATATCATATGTTGAGAAGGAAGAAGTTCGTGACCTCCTTCGACAG GACCCTCAGTTCTGGACACACCGACCATTATCTGAACTAATGGTCCGTGCTGCTGCTGATGATGTTCGTTTTCTTCTCTACATTTATCACCAAATGATGGAGAAATTAAATGAGCGGTCTTTATGGTATCTTGCAGTTCGTGGTGCCTTGTATTGCCGTTGTTTCTGTGTGAACAGTAACGACTTTGCTGATTGGCCATCTCTACCTTCGATACCAG ATAGCTTGAATGCTGATGGTAATGGTCCCGAGGAGGAAATTCTTTCAGTTCTTGATGTTCCCCCAGGAAAGATGGGACGTGTTATTGGGAAAAGAGGGGCGACAATTTTGTCAATTAAGGCTTCTTGCAA TGCGGAAATTCACACCGGAGGTCCCAAGGGCCCACCTGACAAG GTCTTTATCATCGGACCCGTGAGGGAAGTGAGGAAAGCCGAGGCCATGTTTCGGGGTAGAATCTTGGACATGTAG